One Gimesia aquarii DNA segment encodes these proteins:
- a CDS encoding tyrosine-type recombinase/integrase: protein MASLENRTGYFNVVFRFGGKKYTRSLHTDDEKEANRLLANLEQTVRDVKSGRIFLPADADIPTFLLSDGKLTTPHVSSSDSISEIQLSLHDLFESFFTSLPDNSLELSTISQMKTHQNNLLRVLGSETITDNIDLNMLDSYCQKRRKDKGRRNRKVSASTIKKELVTLRRVWLWGKKRGKLTSELPEIRDVHLPKSTERPVFQTYDEITLQINQDNLTQEQQDDLWECLYLGTDEIDELIQHVRKKSSRTFLYPMVVAAAHTGARRSELMRSQLSDLRGDVLIIREKKRRRGQESTRRVPMSGLLKETLNQWKSEHPGGQQMFVIEDSTGQQRSGSGRSLSRDDAHYHFKGVLKDSKWDVIRGWHCLRHSFISNLASHSVDQRLIDEFVGHTTEEMRRRYLHLFPDVKRAAITNVFG from the coding sequence ATGGCTTCACTTGAGAACCGCACTGGCTATTTCAACGTCGTGTTTCGATTCGGCGGCAAGAAGTATACGCGGTCTCTACATACCGATGACGAGAAGGAAGCCAATCGATTACTGGCGAATCTTGAACAGACGGTTCGAGACGTCAAGAGTGGCCGGATTTTTTTGCCAGCTGATGCCGATATACCGACGTTCTTGCTCTCTGATGGAAAACTCACAACTCCCCATGTCAGTAGTAGCGATTCCATTTCTGAAATTCAACTTTCTCTACATGATCTTTTCGAATCTTTTTTTACTTCTTTGCCAGACAATTCTTTGGAGTTATCAACGATCTCACAAATGAAGACGCATCAAAATAACCTATTGCGTGTTTTAGGGAGCGAAACAATCACTGACAACATCGATTTAAATATGCTTGATTCTTACTGTCAAAAACGGCGTAAGGACAAAGGTCGCCGGAACAGAAAAGTCAGCGCGAGCACAATCAAGAAAGAGCTTGTTACTTTGCGACGTGTTTGGCTGTGGGGGAAGAAACGTGGCAAACTCACATCTGAATTGCCTGAAATCCGAGACGTGCACCTTCCAAAATCGACCGAACGACCCGTCTTTCAGACTTATGATGAAATCACATTGCAGATTAATCAGGATAATCTGACTCAGGAACAGCAAGACGATCTCTGGGAGTGCCTGTATCTGGGAACAGATGAGATTGATGAATTGATTCAACATGTGCGTAAGAAATCATCCCGCACTTTTCTTTATCCAATGGTTGTCGCGGCAGCTCACACTGGTGCACGGCGTAGTGAACTCATGCGATCGCAACTATCCGACCTTCGTGGTGATGTGTTAATCATACGTGAGAAAAAGCGTCGTCGTGGACAAGAATCAACACGCAGAGTCCCGATGTCTGGATTATTGAAAGAAACACTCAATCAATGGAAAAGTGAGCATCCAGGAGGACAACAAATGTTTGTCATCGAGGATTCAACAGGCCAACAACGATCTGGTTCAGGCCGATCGCTTTCACGTGACGATGCTCACTACCACTTCAAGGGCGTTCTTAAAGACAGTAAATGGGATGTTATTCGAGGCTGGCATTGTCTACGACATTCCTTCATCAGCAACCTTGCATCACATTCCGTCGATCAGCGACTTATCGACGAATTTGTGGGCCACACTACCGAAGAGATGCGTCGTCGTTATCTTCATCTCTTTCCAGATGTGAAGAGGGCCGCGATTACAAATGTGTTTGGATGA
- a CDS encoding sensor histidine kinase, with product MSNQTIESMEKRIQELETQVEDYQKQLIHAQKMSSVGALASSITHEFNNILTTVINYAKLGLRHKEEERREKAFTKILSAGQRAAKITTGMLSYARGSESRQEPADLLLLVKSVIALVEKDLQMNRVNLHTHFEANPEVVLNPNQIQQVLVNLIVNARQAMPSGGRLDLAVRLNEESNMAEVIVRDSGDGIASEQLHQIFNQFYTTKEADENGQGGTGLGLSLAKEVMEAHNGRIRVESAVGKGTAFTLKFPLSPAAIEAA from the coding sequence ATGTCAAACCAAACAATCGAATCGATGGAAAAACGAATTCAAGAGTTGGAAACACAAGTTGAAGACTATCAAAAACAATTAATTCACGCCCAAAAAATGAGTTCTGTGGGCGCACTAGCATCTTCAATTACTCATGAGTTCAATAATATTCTCACCACTGTCATCAACTATGCAAAATTAGGACTACGACACAAAGAAGAAGAGCGCCGAGAAAAAGCCTTCACTAAAATACTATCTGCAGGTCAACGTGCTGCCAAAATTACAACTGGCATGCTTTCTTACGCTCGTGGAAGTGAAAGTCGCCAGGAACCGGCTGATCTCCTCCTGCTGGTAAAAAGTGTCATTGCGCTAGTTGAAAAAGACCTTCAGATGAATCGAGTCAATTTGCATACACATTTTGAAGCGAATCCGGAAGTCGTATTAAATCCGAACCAGATTCAACAGGTCCTTGTCAACTTAATCGTGAATGCACGACAAGCAATGCCTTCTGGTGGTAGACTTGATTTAGCTGTTCGACTTAATGAAGAATCCAATATGGCAGAAGTCATTGTCCGTGACAGCGGAGACGGGATTGCTTCCGAACAATTGCATCAGATTTTCAATCAGTTTTATACGACAAAAGAAGCTGATGAAAACGGTCAGGGTGGAACTGGACTGGGACTCTCACTAGCGAAAGAAGTGATGGAAGCACACAATGGCAGAATCCGAGTGGAAAGTGCTGTTGGAAAAGGGACTGCATTTACTTTGAAATTTCCACTCTCTCCCGCTGCAATTGAAGCCGCTTAG
- a CDS encoding glycosyltransferase, producing the protein MSVTLVHTGISHTRTEYCIWEALNQAWPKASTIARFGTGFSSEQSPDFTQSNLIISTSLEAAASVQCNADQLHLCYLEPRSSNQSPINQQLVNSLTEVEFVVPTKTIQNLNRDRFTSFVKPPVDTDFFCSGSEKRSSFYLLIVDGEWSAEDQLAVDACKELKLSLSIIGIAEEQLPANLQKEPHVEIIGPVDDQMLREQYRLCSGVICPRDVDFDLSAIEAQSCGTPVVIYANCEAAKSVVCFEQHGLGSGIYFEEKSVLSIVSALQELELRPQRCQAVIGWCCAAQYSYQQFQISFNKAITKEITYRLKTVKQPVQVQDQQDEGPPEQRSAA; encoded by the coding sequence ATGAGTGTCACATTAGTGCATACCGGCATATCACATACTCGTACTGAGTATTGTATTTGGGAGGCACTGAATCAGGCTTGGCCCAAGGCATCGACTATCGCCCGATTTGGCACCGGTTTCTCTTCTGAACAATCGCCTGATTTCACACAGTCAAACTTAATCATCAGTACGAGCCTGGAAGCTGCTGCATCTGTTCAATGCAATGCAGACCAATTACATCTGTGCTATCTGGAACCACGTTCCAGCAACCAGTCTCCTATCAATCAGCAATTGGTAAACTCTTTAACCGAAGTCGAATTTGTTGTTCCAACCAAGACAATTCAGAACTTGAATCGTGATCGATTTACTTCATTCGTAAAACCTCCAGTCGATACCGATTTTTTTTGCTCCGGCTCTGAAAAACGAAGCTCATTCTATCTCCTGATTGTAGATGGAGAATGGTCTGCAGAAGATCAGCTGGCAGTAGATGCCTGCAAAGAATTAAAGCTGAGCTTATCGATTATTGGCATTGCTGAAGAGCAGTTGCCTGCGAACTTACAAAAAGAACCACATGTTGAAATTATCGGCCCTGTCGACGACCAGATGCTACGAGAACAATATCGACTCTGCTCAGGAGTAATCTGTCCACGCGATGTTGACTTCGACCTTTCTGCCATTGAAGCACAAAGCTGTGGTACACCCGTCGTCATTTATGCCAACTGTGAGGCAGCCAAATCTGTTGTCTGCTTTGAACAACATGGATTGGGTAGTGGAATCTACTTTGAAGAGAAAAGTGTATTATCAATTGTCTCTGCCCTACAGGAATTAGAGCTACGCCCTCAACGTTGTCAGGCGGTGATCGGTTGGTGTTGTGCCGCGCAATACTCTTATCAGCAATTCCAGATTTCTTTTAATAAAGCAATTACAAAAGAAATCACCTACCGACTCAAGACGGTAAAGCAGCCAGTTCAAGTACAAGATCAGCAGGACGAAGGACCTCCAGAACAACGATCCGCTGCCTGA
- a CDS encoding glycosyltransferase family 2 protein, producing the protein MMIFFMEFLFWTSLSLIVYSYVGYPLIVWFLSRRRRQNNLNQSIEEKKTIDANSLPSVTVIIAAYREESVILERLNNLAKIDYPSDKFEVLIGCDGNLDLTGELVSTYDDDRIRLIQFEKRRGKASVLNDCVPEAKGEIIVFSDANTKMDPQCIKQLVKHFQDEDTGCVCGQLILEDAVAGNNVDGIYWKYENFLKQCETQLGAVLGVNGALYALRKELYRPIPPELINDDFLIGMRVHLAGQRVIYEKSAFATEETAPSVQAEFQRRVRIGTGGFQCLKHLKGLLHPRYGYVAFAFWSHKVLRWFCPVFMLIALLTNIYLFNYEFYQSTLILQELFYLSALIGIHFVIRGRHSKIFRIPGMFVQMNFALAIGLFRCLFIRQNGTWERTEREQSTPLPIEELNQREAGLDPIETESSHTALIQTTKS; encoded by the coding sequence ATGATGATCTTCTTTATGGAATTCCTGTTTTGGACATCCCTCTCTCTCATCGTGTATTCTTATGTAGGCTATCCGTTGATCGTCTGGTTTTTATCTCGTCGACGAAGACAAAATAATCTCAATCAGTCCATTGAAGAGAAAAAAACAATCGATGCGAATTCCCTGCCATCTGTAACGGTAATAATTGCCGCTTATCGTGAAGAATCTGTTATTTTGGAGCGGCTTAATAATCTGGCGAAAATTGATTATCCTAGCGACAAATTTGAAGTCTTGATTGGCTGTGATGGCAACTTAGACCTGACGGGGGAACTTGTCAGTACGTATGATGATGACCGCATCCGGCTGATCCAGTTTGAAAAACGCCGTGGCAAAGCATCAGTTCTCAATGATTGTGTTCCTGAAGCAAAAGGAGAAATTATTGTCTTTTCCGATGCAAACACAAAAATGGACCCACAATGTATTAAACAGCTGGTGAAACATTTTCAGGATGAGGACACGGGATGCGTCTGCGGTCAACTCATCCTGGAAGATGCAGTCGCGGGTAATAATGTCGATGGAATCTACTGGAAATATGAGAACTTCCTGAAACAGTGCGAAACCCAACTTGGTGCTGTTTTGGGAGTGAATGGTGCCCTGTACGCACTCCGAAAAGAACTCTATAGGCCAATCCCACCAGAATTAATCAATGATGACTTTCTCATTGGAATGCGGGTCCATCTGGCTGGCCAACGTGTCATTTATGAGAAATCAGCCTTTGCAACTGAAGAAACCGCACCTTCGGTTCAGGCAGAATTTCAACGTCGAGTCAGAATCGGCACGGGAGGTTTTCAATGCTTGAAACACCTCAAAGGGCTCCTGCATCCGAGATATGGATACGTTGCTTTTGCTTTTTGGTCGCATAAAGTGCTGCGTTGGTTTTGTCCGGTCTTTATGCTGATCGCTTTGCTCACCAACATTTATTTATTCAATTATGAATTCTATCAGTCGACTTTGATTTTACAGGAGCTATTTTATCTATCAGCACTGATCGGTATCCATTTTGTGATTCGCGGGCGGCATTCTAAAATTTTTCGAATTCCGGGTATGTTCGTACAAATGAATTTTGCTCTGGCAATCGGCCTGTTTCGTTGCCTCTTCATACGGCAAAACGGCACATGGGAGCGAACTGAGCGAGAGCAATCCACACCATTACCAATTGAAGAATTAAATCAGAGAGAAGCAGGCCTTGATCCCATTGAGACCGAATCTTCTCATACAGCCTTAATTCAAACTACGAAAAGCTGA
- a CDS encoding serine O-acetyltransferase — protein sequence MKFWEDLKAKSEWCYGNVSMRTVLKTCLTDGTMAMLWYRLMQWASHWKLFPLAMIFNKCNAIFCQCIIGRGAEFGHRLVIIHSQGIVINSSVTAGDDIKLEHQVTIGAEHNVSPTLGSDIFIGAGAKIIGPVNVGSNSKIGANAVVVKNVAPHTTVGGIPARVLKVHSENLRIKQENDIRSEEDPTHTQYQKGSVL from the coding sequence ATGAAATTCTGGGAAGATCTCAAAGCAAAATCAGAGTGGTGTTATGGAAATGTTTCCATGCGCACTGTTCTGAAAACGTGCCTCACCGATGGCACGATGGCTATGCTCTGGTATCGCCTGATGCAGTGGGCCAGTCATTGGAAACTATTTCCTTTAGCTATGATTTTCAATAAATGTAACGCTATTTTCTGCCAATGCATTATCGGACGGGGTGCAGAATTTGGGCATCGTCTTGTCATTATTCACAGCCAGGGAATTGTGATTAATAGCTCAGTCACTGCCGGGGATGACATCAAACTGGAACATCAGGTGACGATTGGAGCAGAGCATAATGTTTCTCCAACTCTCGGTTCAGATATTTTTATCGGTGCCGGTGCAAAGATTATCGGCCCGGTTAATGTTGGATCGAACTCAAAAATTGGAGCCAATGCCGTCGTTGTCAAAAACGTGGCACCACATACTACGGTTGGAGGAATTCCAGCTCGGGTCCTGAAAGTTCACTCTGAGAACCTACGAATCAAGCAGGAAAACGACATACGATCAGAGGAAGATCCTACACATACTCAGTATCAGAAAGGATCGGTACTATGA
- a CDS encoding glycosyltransferase family 4 protein, producing the protein MSTMISQSIESQDSSANEYASRNRKRLLLISYHFPPVGGAGVQRPVKFVKYLRRFGWDVSVLMAANPSVPVFDNSLLVDIPEDTLLERARTWEPDYALKKNVAAQKSSGQRTGLLTPVKSACRKAIKAGAGLLLQPDAQILWYPNALKAGKKLLRSLPHDAIMATAPPYSNLILAKKLKQIFQIPFIADFRDEWDLSSKYLENHQQDRISNLIQTHLQKSVMKASDAIVATTQASTERLLSRAHQFGTDAIGKCIYNGFDQDDFDLLEELDLPQRSSDTPKRFRIIYTGTLWNLTTVEPLVKAVESIHQVNPELLNKLEFQFIGRKTPEQLTLLERIHQTDCTLVTEEYCAHQEALKKMGTADALCLLLSDVEGANRVAPAKLFEYLATKREILSITPAGETAHILNGFWPAGNFRADDTEEIALWLTERLNSQTASSISNPEKIDQFNRESQAGELAELLGELVQNHT; encoded by the coding sequence ATGTCCACAATGATTTCGCAATCGATTGAATCACAAGACTCAAGTGCGAATGAGTACGCGAGTAGAAATAGAAAACGCCTGTTATTAATCAGCTATCATTTTCCTCCTGTCGGAGGCGCTGGAGTTCAGCGGCCCGTCAAATTCGTGAAGTATCTACGACGTTTTGGCTGGGATGTGAGTGTATTGATGGCGGCTAACCCTTCAGTTCCCGTATTTGACAACAGTCTACTTGTCGACATTCCTGAAGACACACTCCTGGAACGAGCCCGAACATGGGAACCAGATTATGCCCTTAAAAAGAATGTGGCAGCTCAAAAATCAAGCGGACAGCGAACCGGCTTGCTGACGCCCGTTAAATCAGCCTGCCGCAAAGCGATTAAAGCGGGTGCTGGATTACTCCTACAGCCAGATGCACAAATCTTATGGTACCCTAATGCGTTAAAAGCAGGAAAAAAACTACTGAGGAGTTTGCCTCATGATGCGATTATGGCCACTGCCCCTCCCTACTCGAACTTAATCCTCGCCAAAAAACTAAAACAAATCTTTCAAATCCCCTTCATTGCTGACTTTCGAGATGAATGGGATCTAAGTAGTAAATATCTGGAAAATCATCAACAAGATCGCATTTCAAATCTAATTCAAACGCACTTACAAAAATCGGTTATGAAAGCCTCTGATGCCATTGTTGCCACAACCCAGGCCAGTACAGAACGTCTTTTGAGCCGCGCACATCAGTTTGGAACAGATGCGATTGGAAAATGCATTTATAACGGATTCGATCAGGACGATTTCGACCTTCTGGAAGAATTGGATCTACCCCAGAGATCTTCGGATACACCAAAACGATTTCGTATCATTTATACGGGGACACTTTGGAATTTGACCACTGTGGAACCTTTGGTCAAAGCCGTTGAATCAATTCATCAAGTGAACCCCGAACTTCTAAACAAGCTGGAATTCCAGTTTATCGGCAGAAAAACTCCAGAACAATTGACGCTACTCGAACGAATTCATCAAACAGACTGTACTCTGGTCACTGAAGAATATTGTGCTCATCAAGAAGCATTGAAAAAAATGGGAACAGCAGATGCACTCTGTTTGTTACTAAGCGATGTTGAAGGAGCAAATCGTGTTGCACCGGCAAAATTATTTGAGTACCTAGCTACCAAGCGTGAAATCTTATCAATCACACCGGCTGGTGAGACAGCTCATATTTTAAACGGATTCTGGCCAGCAGGAAATTTCAGAGCCGATGATACTGAGGAAATCGCACTTTGGTTAACAGAACGTCTAAATAGTCAGACCGCTTCTTCGATCTCGAACCCTGAAAAGATCGACCAATTTAACAGGGAGTCTCAGGCGGGGGAATTGGCAGAGTTACTGGGTGAGCTCGTTCAGAATCACACCTAA
- a CDS encoding polysaccharide deacetylase family protein — protein sequence MNPIRQLIKKTISTAIPQKLFLVHGAPQQKANRSAINISFTFDDGPHPEYTPRVLDLLNQYQQRGTFFVIGEKAHQYPELIERIINEGHEIGNHTFTHQEPSQSSTRCFLDEIKQTDQILKQITGNETNLVRPPKGKLTLGKMLGLWLQRRTVVLWDTDPRDYLMSDLAEMKNWCQHYHPVEGNFCLLHDNHPYAIEAVKQLSEHQEFQIQSHIVSHWLAPKSDQAILTQQASA from the coding sequence ATGAATCCGATTCGTCAACTCATCAAAAAAACGATTTCAACAGCGATCCCTCAAAAACTGTTTCTGGTTCATGGTGCGCCTCAGCAAAAGGCGAATCGATCTGCGATTAACATCTCTTTTACATTCGATGATGGTCCTCATCCTGAATATACGCCTCGAGTACTTGATCTCCTAAATCAATATCAACAACGAGGTACATTTTTTGTGATTGGTGAAAAGGCCCATCAATATCCAGAACTCATTGAGCGGATCATCAATGAAGGACATGAAATCGGGAATCACACATTCACTCATCAAGAACCTTCCCAGTCATCGACACGTTGCTTTCTGGATGAAATCAAACAAACCGATCAAATACTGAAACAGATCACCGGAAATGAGACAAACCTCGTTCGCCCTCCGAAGGGCAAATTGACTCTCGGAAAAATGCTGGGACTCTGGCTCCAGCGTCGTACTGTTGTCCTCTGGGATACTGACCCACGCGATTATTTAATGTCAGATCTTGCTGAAATGAAGAACTGGTGTCAGCACTATCATCCAGTAGAAGGAAACTTCTGCTTACTACACGACAACCATCCCTATGCAATCGAAGCGGTCAAGCAACTTTCAGAGCATCAAGAGTTCCAAATCCAATCTCATATTGTCAGTCATTGGCTAGCCCCCAAAAGTGATCAAGCCATCTTGACCCAACAAGCGTCTGCCTGA
- a CDS encoding glycosyltransferase translates to MKILFISSVFPNSLQPGKGTFNYSMIQALSELHQTHVVSPVSWMDEFSHYFKDKTRLNREWLPTDITDSLSIEYPRFYYLPKLFHQFYGQFLHWSINRRLHETISQFQPDIILSYWLHPDGEVAVKAAREHGIPVVVMTGGSDILLLTKNHSRKRAIKSVLQQADGVITVSNDIKQAVKNLDIHSEKINTVYRGVDQNLFTTGNQQEARQRLGLPHNRKIIVSVGRLEPVKGHSVLLDACHKISKQGTPFTCYVLGDGSLKTVLNQKIKQYGLGEFFQLTGSQQQSRLADWYRAADFIVLPSLSEGIPNVLLEAISCGRSFVASNVGGIPEIADPRCDQLVPPDNPERLAEAISDMLDFPDQNEKRIFKPNSWKESAMQLSQILSDCSVQFTSGLTIKQKSSSVDQHKKRKIEQ, encoded by the coding sequence ATGAAAATTTTATTCATTTCCAGTGTATTTCCAAATTCGCTGCAACCTGGAAAAGGCACATTTAATTATTCAATGATTCAAGCATTGTCCGAGCTGCATCAAACACATGTTGTCTCTCCGGTATCTTGGATGGATGAGTTTTCACACTACTTCAAAGATAAAACGCGTCTGAACCGTGAATGGCTACCGACAGATATCACTGACTCACTCAGCATAGAGTATCCGCGCTTTTATTATTTACCGAAACTATTCCATCAGTTTTATGGACAATTTCTACATTGGTCGATCAATCGAAGACTTCATGAAACCATTTCACAATTTCAACCTGACATAATCTTGTCATATTGGCTCCATCCAGATGGAGAAGTCGCTGTGAAGGCAGCACGCGAACACGGGATACCCGTTGTTGTAATGACCGGTGGCAGTGACATTTTGCTACTAACCAAAAATCATAGTCGAAAACGTGCGATTAAATCAGTACTGCAACAGGCGGATGGAGTGATCACAGTCAGTAATGATATTAAACAAGCTGTGAAAAACCTGGACATTCACTCAGAAAAAATAAACACAGTCTATCGAGGAGTGGACCAGAATTTATTCACTACTGGTAATCAACAGGAAGCGCGTCAGAGACTGGGACTACCTCATAACAGAAAAATCATAGTCAGTGTTGGGCGTTTGGAACCAGTCAAAGGGCATTCCGTTCTTCTCGATGCCTGCCACAAAATAAGTAAACAGGGCACTCCTTTTACGTGCTATGTTTTAGGAGACGGTTCATTAAAAACCGTATTAAACCAAAAAATAAAACAATATGGATTAGGAGAGTTTTTCCAGTTAACCGGATCACAACAGCAGTCTCGACTGGCTGACTGGTATCGAGCCGCTGACTTCATCGTTTTGCCCAGTCTTTCAGAGGGTATTCCCAATGTACTTCTAGAGGCCATTTCCTGTGGTAGGAGTTTTGTAGCTAGCAATGTGGGTGGCATACCGGAAATAGCAGATCCCCGCTGTGACCAGTTAGTGCCTCCTGACAATCCTGAGAGATTGGCGGAGGCGATCTCTGACATGCTTGATTTTCCTGATCAAAATGAAAAACGAATTTTTAAACCTAATTCCTGGAAAGAATCTGCAATGCAACTCAGTCAAATTCTCTCTGACTGTAGCGTTCAATTTACATCAGGATTAACGATTAAACAGAAATCCAGTTCAGTAGATCAACACAAAAAAAGAAAAATAGAACAGTAA
- a CDS encoding GNAT family N-acetyltransferase, which yields MKTKLNPEQQDIVNTQDVEPSNSHELSDGIQFQFHALDCAQLQPISELYQTWMQLYKNDIDSDLYQHPDYIIPLLPILEKAHPQYPGYLMQCYRQGTLIAAGILLPKNMSTKVLKGLGPARLLPGYYLSGNRFLVQPEFQQDETLLKSLLESATTFCHQQKSVFLLLDDLLVNDPLNKIAQDSETRFLKFSHTGFQDRSLIHFPKNPIDYWKQFRSKSRGKQRRLLRQNSEMTFIRVTEPDQVADFLEAAHQISLNTWQTQRLGLRIKNDDMELEELVFLASNGFLRCYMLKKDDQPVAFKIGHQHKGIFRDVEVGFDLDYASKSPGEALLLMTLDDLIQHDPPHTFDFGEGDAEYKQRYSSEITQSGSVLLLAPTIKNKLLLFYLKSSRVVDRNIRKILKATGTYTAVRQLLRYGKLGSR from the coding sequence ATGAAAACTAAATTAAATCCAGAACAACAAGACATCGTGAACACCCAGGATGTTGAACCATCTAATAGTCATGAACTATCAGATGGAATCCAGTTTCAATTCCATGCCTTGGATTGCGCACAACTACAACCTATTTCAGAATTGTATCAGACGTGGATGCAACTCTATAAAAATGATATCGACTCGGATCTTTATCAACACCCGGATTACATTATTCCTTTGCTCCCAATCCTTGAGAAAGCACATCCCCAATACCCGGGATACTTGATGCAATGCTATAGGCAAGGAACCCTAATCGCAGCAGGAATTTTACTACCCAAAAATATGAGCACAAAAGTTCTCAAGGGGCTGGGACCTGCCCGTCTGCTTCCAGGCTACTATCTCTCTGGTAACCGATTTCTGGTGCAGCCGGAATTCCAGCAAGACGAAACGCTTTTGAAGTCGCTTCTGGAGTCAGCAACTACGTTTTGTCATCAACAAAAATCAGTATTTCTATTATTGGATGATTTACTCGTAAATGACCCTCTTAACAAAATTGCTCAAGACTCAGAAACTCGTTTTTTAAAGTTTTCACATACCGGTTTTCAAGACCGTAGTTTGATTCATTTTCCAAAGAACCCAATCGATTACTGGAAACAATTTCGTTCAAAATCAAGGGGTAAACAAAGAAGACTCTTACGACAAAACAGTGAGATGACTTTCATCCGCGTAACAGAACCTGACCAGGTAGCAGATTTTCTGGAAGCAGCACATCAGATATCCCTCAATACCTGGCAAACTCAGCGTCTGGGACTCCGCATCAAAAATGATGACATGGAACTCGAAGAACTTGTCTTCCTGGCATCGAACGGTTTTTTACGTTGCTACATGCTAAAGAAAGATGATCAACCTGTCGCATTTAAAATCGGACACCAGCACAAAGGAATCTTCCGTGATGTTGAAGTTGGATTTGATTTGGATTATGCCAGCAAGTCTCCAGGAGAAGCCCTCTTGTTGATGACATTAGATGATCTCATACAACATGATCCCCCTCACACATTTGATTTTGGTGAAGGAGATGCGGAATACAAACAGCGTTATAGTTCCGAAATTACACAAAGTGGATCAGTGCTACTGCTCGCCCCCACGATCAAAAACAAACTCTTATTGTTTTATTTAAAATCATCACGTGTTGTAGATCGTAACATTAGAAAAATATTAAAAGCCACCGGAACTTACACAGCCGTTCGGCAATTACTGCGTTATGGAAAATTAGGAAGCAGATAA
- a CDS encoding glycosyltransferase: protein MSTIEATDIRGTSDQILAGGRRLRICHLSLTLCTGGLERLLVDFARYHNPDQFELEFIALGETGQPAKEIQNWGCPVIEYPLTAPGKLARINQLANFLKVRNFDLLHTHNAYPHFYGSLAAYRAKIPAIIHTRHGRRFGNTLNERIQFAIASRIADRVVPVSDDTGKRCKKIGWLPDSKITRIWNGIDVDRFVFTGPTDDLTAVTVSRLSPEKDLLTMLEAVRIVVNSIPTFQLHIVGDGPERTVLEQKTAALQLESNVQFLGERNDVPSLLSQSGFYVSSSLTEGISLTLLEAMSVGLPIVATSVGGNPEIVQQPETGILVPSADAAKLAEAVLQMCHQKECWQQMGQAARDRVEQHFNIQSMIKEYENLYLETLASSLKVSNHEN, encoded by the coding sequence ATGAGCACAATCGAAGCGACTGACATTCGAGGCACTTCCGACCAGATTCTGGCCGGTGGCAGACGATTGCGCATCTGCCACCTGAGCCTTACATTATGCACGGGAGGTTTAGAACGATTGCTGGTTGATTTTGCACGCTATCATAATCCAGACCAATTCGAGTTGGAATTTATTGCATTGGGAGAAACGGGACAGCCTGCAAAAGAGATTCAAAATTGGGGTTGTCCGGTTATTGAATATCCGTTGACGGCCCCTGGTAAACTGGCTCGAATCAATCAACTGGCAAATTTTTTGAAAGTTAGAAATTTCGATCTATTACACACTCATAATGCCTACCCTCATTTCTATGGTAGTCTGGCAGCATATCGGGCAAAGATCCCAGCAATCATTCATACCCGGCACGGAAGACGTTTTGGAAACACCTTGAATGAACGTATCCAATTCGCCATAGCCAGCCGAATTGCAGACCGTGTAGTCCCTGTTTCGGATGATACCGGAAAACGCTGTAAAAAAATTGGCTGGTTACCTGATAGTAAAATCACCCGTATTTGGAACGGAATTGACGTCGATCGCTTCGTTTTCACGGGTCCGACTGATGACTTGACGGCAGTTACCGTTTCACGGTTATCACCTGAAAAGGACCTGCTGACTATGTTGGAGGCAGTCAGAATTGTTGTGAACTCGATTCCCACCTTTCAACTACATATCGTGGGAGATGGACCAGAACGAACTGTGCTGGAACAGAAAACGGCTGCACTTCAGCTCGAATCGAATGTGCAATTCCTGGGCGAACGAAACGACGTGCCTTCCCTACTCAGTCAGTCAGGTTTCTATGTTTCGTCTTCGCTCACAGAAGGAATCTCGCTGACTCTACTGGAAGCGATGTCGGTAGGACTTCCAATTGTAGCAACTTCCGTAGGGGGAAATCCGGAAATTGTTCAGCAACCAGAAACGGGAATACTTGTACCTTCTGCTGATGCTGCAAAATTAGCAGAAGCCGTGCTCCAAATGTGCCACCAAAAAGAATGCTGGCAACAAATGGGTCAAGCAGCCCGAGATCGAGTCGAACAGCACTTTAACATTCAATCCATGATCAAAGAGTACGAAAACCTTTATCTTGAAACTTTAGCTTCATCACTCAAAGTAAGTAACCATGAAAACTAA